GCCATTAACATTTCATTCATTGTTGATGGTGCTTCAACAAAATACATAGAACAATCTGCTTGATAAACATTTTGATATGCATTTGCCAAGTTGAAATGACCAGCGTGTCCTAATTCATGTGCTAATACAAACACTTCAGTCATTTTACTTGTCCATGATATAAAGATGAAAGGATTAATTCCATAAGGACTTGCACAATATGCACCAGTTTGTTTACCTTTATTTTGTGGGAAGTCAATCCAACGTTTATCATAGCTATCATTCACCATGTTCATATAATCTTCGCCGAGAATACTTAAACCATCTTTAATATACTCTTTTGAACCTTCAATGGACACATCTGGTTCATAAGTAGGGTCTAATGGAATACGTAAGTCTTCAAACTTTAAAGTATCTAATTGATTTGTACGTTTAAGTAACTGTGCATATCGGCGCATATGTGGTGCTAATTCTTCAGAAATTACATCTATTTGTCGATCATACATTTCTCTCGTCACATCATGAGATTCCAATAAGAAATCAATCACAGAATCATATCCACGTAATTCTGATTCGATTTTTTCTTTTTGTACGTGTGCATTGTATGTTGCAGCAGTTGTATTTTCATATCGACGTAAAGCTTCACTAAATTTTTTGAATGCATTTCGTCTTACTTCAGTATTCGAATCAACTTCATAATCGCCTTCAAACGATACATAATCTAAAGGAATTTCTTCGCCATTTGCTTCAAATGTACCAAATTCTATATCTAACATCTTTGTAATATTATATTGTTCATACGGTGCACCAAAAGTAGGTGAGAAAGTTGCTAATGTCTTTTCTACTTCAGGGTGTAATGTATGCGCCTTTTGACGCTTGAGTAAACTTAAATATTTCGGGAATTCAGATTGCTTTATTAATGCATTAAATGTATCTTCATCTAATTGTAAAATTTCTGATTCCACGAATGACAGTTGACCAGCAATTTTTCCATATGAAGTTGAAAATTGAGCGGCAACTTTTTGGCTATTCGTGTCTGTTGTATCCGTTGAATATAACAACTCTGCGTATGTACTTAAATGGATGATATCAATAATAATATCTCCTTGTTCTTTTAATGCTGATTCAATTGTAGCAATTTCAGTTAATTGATTTACATACTTATTGTTAAAAGCAGTCACGCTCTTCACGACTTCATCTAACGTCTGATAAAAGCCATCATTATTTTGATACAAACTTGAAAGATCCCATGTTTCCTGTGTAGGTACTTCATTTCTTAATACTTGTCCCATTCAACCATCCCTTTAATCAAAATTTTGTAATGTTCTAAAAATTACTTATACTCATTATAATATTTAACTTTTCTTTATACAATTATCTAAAGCAATCTACCAATTTATTTACGTATTTGAACAAATTAATGTAATTGATATAATAATAATCGGGTATAATAATAAATAGAGAAATAAAGGAGGCGTGCATCTTGAATATATTCGATTTCCCAAACTATTTATGGATTTCTGCAGTAATTGTCATTGTATTTTCAATCTTAGCTTCATTAATCCTAAAAAAGCATATCATAAGCGCAGTGCTAACATTTATTATATTAGGACTAATAGCATTTATATTACCTAATTTTTATGATATTACATATGAACCACTACTTGGTTATGCAGCATTTATGGCAATCATTAGTTTAGTTGTTAGTCTAATAACATGGTACTTAATGAGAAAAAACCGAAAAAGATTAGCTGAAAAGCAAAGCCAAGAAGAAGTAATAGAAGATGGACGTCAATTTAACGAACTTAAACGACGTGATAAATAGCAATATAAAAGCAGGAACAACTAAAAGTGTTGTTCCTGCTTTTATATTTATTTCCCTTATTTAAAATAAACCGGTGTAGTAATCGCATATATCGCTTCATTAATTAAAGTAGATTGATCTGCACTTAAATCTGCATTTTTCAATGTACCTTCACGTTCAAAGTCGCATCGTTCTATCGTTGCTATACTTTTAACATTTTTCACATCTATGTATGCTTCAACTCTAACGAAGTGCTGCTTTTCTATCAAATAACGTGTTATAAAGCGAATGGCTTCAGTCATGTAACCATTTCCTTGAGCTGCTGCAACAGTCCAATATCCAATTTCACAAGATGGTAGCCTTGTATCTATATCTTGAAGTACAATAGAACCAACAAATCGATGAGATTCCTTCTCGAATATAAAGTATCTCAAATATCTTTCATTAGTATGTAAATCTGTTGTTTTTTTAATAAATTCATCTAATTTATTTGAATCAAAATCATTATTAAAAAATGCTATCCAATTACTTAATGTATCTACAGATTTCATAATTTCATCAATGATTGTTCTTTTATATGTTAACACTTGATCTCCGGCCAATAGTATTAAACGAGATGTTTCCAAAGTTAAATCAATCGTACGTTCTTTCTTCATATTAAAACTCCTGTCTCACTTATTATCTTATCACTACTATAACATGTAATTTTAGAACTTGATTTAAAAAATTTATATAAACAATTGACTCTAACGTTACGTCAGACATTAAACTCATTCATATGAGGAGGTTAAGTAAATGAAAATGACAGTTAAAGAAGTATCAAATCTCGTAGGTATTAGTGTGCGCACACTACATCACTATGACAAAATCAATTTATTAAAGCCGTCTATGATATCAGAAGCAGGCTATAGACTATATTCTGAAGACAATATAGATCGACTACAGCAAATATTATTTTTCAAAGCCCTTGATTTTCCTCTAAAAAAGATAAAAAGCATACTCGACGATCCATCGTTTGATAAACAAGAAGCGTTGTTCATGCACAAAAGAATGTTATTAGAGAAAAAAACACAAATAGAACAAATCATTCAAACGATAGAACAAACTGAAAAACATTTAAAAGGAGAAATTAACATGACTAATGAAGAAAAATTTAAAGGATTTAACTTCAATGATGATCAGTATCAAACAGAAGCACGTAGCAAGTGGGGCGAACAAACTGTTGAAAAAGCAAATGAACAAATAAATCAATGGTCTAATGATAAAAAGTCAGCAAAAGAAGAAGAAATGAACGATATCTTTAGATCATTTGCTGAAATCAGAACAGAATCAGCACATTCAGAAAAAGCACAATTACTCGTACAAAGATGGTATAACTACTTAAATAGTAATATCAATTATAATTACACATTAGAAATATTTAATAGTCTCGGTGAAATGTATACTGCAGATGAAAGATTTACAAAGAATATAGATCAATTTGGTGAAGGAACTGCTGAATTCATTAGCAAAGCAATTAGTATTTATGTTAAAAACTATGAATAGATGCTAAGAAGAAAGAAAAACACTTTAAAACGTATTAATTATGATTTAAAGTGTTTTTTTATTTATAATAAATCTGTGCAAAACTAAATATCCGTACCTAAAAATAATGAATAAACATCTTAAATAACAATTATGTACATTCATCAATTAAACAAACACATTTTAAGTGATGTTTATAAACATATTTAGTTATTTGAACTCTAAATGACAATTAAAGACTTTATATTGTATATATAATTACTAACCAGATTTTGATACTCAATTAAGGATTTTAAGCTTAATTAACATCTTAAATCCAATTATTAAGCATTGGCTGTTAAGTACAGAAATATAACGATATTATAGATTAATCATTTTGATCAACAGATTTGTTTAAACGAATGGAAAAACTAGATAGAATACCAGACACGTAAGTTAGTAAATCACAAAGAACAAATGATATAAATTAATCTAGAAAAATAAAAAGAAAATACACATAAACATACTGAATAGGCGTCCCCTAAAGACAATATACATAACTTCCTATAATATATATTATGTAAACTAATTAATGCTAATTTTTAAATATCCTCGAATTTAGCCTTATTTATGTATTTTTCGTTCATATATGCTTTATTCGCTATTATAACTTAAATTAACTATTATTAATTCTTTGTTTTAAATTGTTACTGTTCACTTAGCTTTAATTACATGAATCAAATCTCTAATTAACTAAAATTAAAAAGTTCATTCTAGCTATACGTTTATATAAGTTATTTAATCAATTTTAATTGATTCTGATATGTAATTTTAAAACGTAGATCAAATCATCATATGCATTATAAATTCATTAAACTTAACAAGCAATTCTAGCAGTTAAATTGCTGCTCAATTAGCTATAAAGTTAAAAAATTTAGCGCCCTACTTTTTAGATATATTTTTTGGTATATTATTACACTAAAATGTAGTATTATTACTTGATTATAAAAAAACCGTTACAATTGCTTGATGAATAAGCAAACGTAACGGTACAAAAAAATAAAGGCGACTAGCCACACCAATAAAGCCCTCACTACTGCCATAGTGAGGGCTTCGGTGTTAATATACTGGATATGTTTACAAAATAATTATAGCAT
The Mammaliicoccus sp. Dog046 genome window above contains:
- the pepF gene encoding oligoendopeptidase F, coding for MGQVLRNEVPTQETWDLSSLYQNNDGFYQTLDEVVKSVTAFNNKYVNQLTEIATIESALKEQGDIIIDIIHLSTYAELLYSTDTTDTNSQKVAAQFSTSYGKIAGQLSFVESEILQLDEDTFNALIKQSEFPKYLSLLKRQKAHTLHPEVEKTLATFSPTFGAPYEQYNITKMLDIEFGTFEANGEEIPLDYVSFEGDYEVDSNTEVRRNAFKKFSEALRRYENTTAATYNAHVQKEKIESELRGYDSVIDFLLESHDVTREMYDRQIDVISEELAPHMRRYAQLLKRTNQLDTLKFEDLRIPLDPTYEPDVSIEGSKEYIKDGLSILGEDYMNMVNDSYDKRWIDFPQNKGKQTGAYCASPYGINPFIFISWTSKMTEVFVLAHELGHAGHFNLANAYQNVYQADCSMYFVEAPSTMNEMLMANSLLKKSDDPKFKRWVISSIISRTYYHNMVTHLLEAKYQREVYEKVDNGEALTAPLLNEIKRKVISDFWGDTVEITEGAELTWMRQPHYYMGLYPYTYSAGLTIGTVMSQRIENEGQPAVDDWLNVLKSGGSKSPVELAELAGIDITTDKPLKETIQYIGNLVDQLETLTDEIE
- a CDS encoding GNAT family N-acetyltransferase, with amino-acid sequence MKKERTIDLTLETSRLILLAGDQVLTYKRTIIDEIMKSVDTLSNWIAFFNNDFDSNKLDEFIKKTTDLHTNERYLRYFIFEKESHRFVGSIVLQDIDTRLPSCEIGYWTVAAAQGNGYMTEAIRFITRYLIEKQHFVRVEAYIDVKNVKSIATIERCDFEREGTLKNADLSADQSTLINEAIYAITTPVYFK
- a CDS encoding MerR family transcriptional regulator, translating into MKMTVKEVSNLVGISVRTLHHYDKINLLKPSMISEAGYRLYSEDNIDRLQQILFFKALDFPLKKIKSILDDPSFDKQEALFMHKRMLLEKKTQIEQIIQTIEQTEKHLKGEINMTNEEKFKGFNFNDDQYQTEARSKWGEQTVEKANEQINQWSNDKKSAKEEEMNDIFRSFAEIRTESAHSEKAQLLVQRWYNYLNSNINYNYTLEIFNSLGEMYTADERFTKNIDQFGEGTAEFISKAISIYVKNYE